TCGGTACACCTCGTTGTCGGTGTCGGCGTTAGCTTCGATTCTGTCGGCGGCGCGCCCGGCGGCCTCCCCGAGGGCGGCCACGTCGGGTATCGGGTCGGCGTCGTCTTCGACGGTGTCGCCGCCGAGGGCGTCGTCGTCGCCAGTGGAGACGAAAAGCAGGAGCAGCGCCCCCACGAGGACGACACCGAGAACCGCGAGCAGCACTATCGTCGGCGTCGTGACGGTCTGCCCGGTGCCAGTGAGTCCCGACGATCCGGCCGACCCCGGGAAAATCGAACTGTTGTTCGTCATCTCTCCGCCGCCGAGACCGAACGACGACTCTGCTGTGACACAGGACGTGAGCAACACGTAGAATATCAAGACGAGACTCCCGAAGGAGACCGTGAACGCGAGGCCGAGGAGGTACGACCCCGTCCGGTACCGGGCGACAGCGTTCATGATGAGGAACGCACCGACGATGGCGGGGGCGACCCACCACTGCGTCAGCCACGGAACGCAGAAACTCAGCAAGGGGGCCGCCGACCCATCCTCGCCGCCCAGCGGGGCGGTTTCGCCCTCCTGTCCGCCTCCGACGGCACCGCTGTCAGACGGGCCGAGGCCGAGACTGCCGCCGTCCTCGGTGACGACGGCGGAGTCGAGCGTCGCGGCGGCGAGGGCGAGCGCGCAGACGGCGAGGGCGGCAAGACCAATCCGGAGGGCTGTCTCTCTCTGCACGTCACGTGATAGCGTGGCAACGCCGTATAGTGGTTTCGACGCCGACTAATCAACTATATATCACTAAAATCGGGGCGACGAGACGGACTCAGTCGGACGTGGTGGGTTCCAGCGCGCGCTCGTCGAGCAGGGGGAACGAGTCGAAGTAACCGTCGTCGACGCTCTCGGTGACTGCACCGTCGCGCGCGCCGTCGGTGACGGCGTAGCGGTACGCCTCCGTCCGGGCGTCGTCGTCGCCCAGCGGAACCATCGAGACGGTGGTCCCCTCGGGCGTCACCCGGACGAGGAGGTAGCCCTGCGGGAACGAACAGGCGGCGGGCGTCGTCACCTGCGTCACGCCGTCGGAGGAGTTCACCGAACCGCCGTCGTTCTCGCGGCCCGCGGAGACGCCGGCGACACGGGCGATCGTCGGCCAGTGGATGTGCCCCGAGAACACCAATTCGACGCCGGCGGCGTCGAGCGCCTCGGTCACGGCGTCGGCGTTTCGAAGTTGGTAGTGGTCCGTCCGAGGGAACCGCTCGACGAGGTCGCCGACGTGCGTCGTCGGGTGATGGAAGACGGCGACGGTCGGCGTCTCGGGGTCGACGGCGTCAGCCAGCCAGTCGAGCTGGGCCTCGGAGATGCGCCCCGCGTGGCCGCCGCGGAGCGTCCCGTCGATGTCAGAGGCGCTGTTGAGGGCGACGATGTCGATGCTGCCCAGACGGGTTCGATACGGGAGTTCCTCGGGGCAGTGCGCGGCGACGAACGCCGACAGCGGCGGCGTCTCGTGAGCATCGAACGCCTTCGGCACGTCGTGGTTACCCGGAACGGCGAGATACGGGGCGTCGAGACCGGAGAGGATCTCGGCGACGCGGTCGAACTCCGCAGGCGTGCCGTCCTTCGTCAGGTCGCCCGCGAAGACGAGGCCGTCGACGCCTCGGCGGTTCACGTCGTCGACGGCCGCTTCTAGGTGGGACTCGGTCCGGTGGAACACTTTCCACGTCCCCTCGGCGTCGGCGGTGACGTGGGCGTCGGAGACGACGGCGAACGTCGTTTCGGGGGCGGTCGGTCGATCGAGGTGGGCAAGTTCGATTTCGCGGGTGGGACCTGGCATCGGTGTTCGGCGGGGCTAGTTCGTCGGGCCGGGTAAACATATCGGCCACGTTATAACTTTGACAATATAGCGCACACGTGCTTTACGGAGGTCGGCGAGCGGAGAACGAGCGACATCGTCGACGCCGGCCGACGCAACCTATCGGTTATCCGTCCGCTCCGTCTCGCGTTCGACTTCGGGTGCGGACTCGCGGCGGTGGAGTTCGGCGCGCGCGTCGTTCGCCGTTTCGGTGCTCAAGAGGCGCTCCAACCGCCGTTCGAACTCCTCCTCGTCGAGTTCGCCGCTGGCGTACCGATCGCGGAGCGTGGCCAGCGCACGGTCGGTCTCGCTCGTCCCGGCCGTCGACGGACGCGCCGTCGCCGATCGGTCGGCGGTGTCGTGACGGCGTTCGTACCAGCGAACCAGTCCGATGGCCGCCGGAAGGAGACCGGCGAACCCGACCGGAAACGCGACCCAGAACCACCGGTAGTCCATCACGAGGAGACCGAAGGCGACGAGGAAGACGAGCGCGATGACGACGCCCGCGACGATCTGCTCTAACGGCGAGTCGCCGTCTCCGTCGTCTCCCTCGTTCGGACGGTTCCAGTCTCGGTCGCTCATTGGGTGAAGACAGTTGCGCGGGCGGCATAACAGTTCGCCGTCGTTCGATGCGCCGAGAGCGAGAAATCCGACAACGGACTACTGGTTCTCCGCCGGAGCGGCCACGAGGAACGTCCGTACCCCTCTGCGTTCGAGGTACAGTTCGAGGCCGGGTTCGCACTGCTCGTCGACGTACGCTGTAATCTCCGCGGCCGGGAGGTCGGTGACGTCGATGCACTTCCACTTCCGCGACTGCGTCGTTCGTCGGCGTTCTATCGTCGCGCTCATGCCAGTACGTTCGTCTGAATTGACTTGTAAGCGAGCCTAGTGGAGTGAAAGTGAAAGTAAGGGACTGAGTCGCTGTGATTTCCGTGCGCCGACTCCGGCGACTCCGGAACGACGAACTCTCACACTGTCAGTAAACGATTCCGTCTCGTTCGACCGACTACACTGGAGAGGCGGATTGCAGTTCAAAAATCGCCGAGCGAAAGTTGATTGCGCTTCAGCGACCGGGCGTCGTAGTCGAGTTCCGCGGCGAGGTAGTCGGCGAACTCGTCGGCGAAGCCGTGGTTCGTGTACACCTGCTCGGGGCCTGCCTGTTCGACGACCCGGACGAGTTCATCGAAATCGCAGTGGTCAGAGAGGACGAACGTCTCGTCGTAGTCGCCGCGGAACCGGAAACTCCGGTCGACTGCCCATCCCGAGGCGCCGACTTTCAGCGCACCCGTCTCCTCGACGATATCGTCGACGAACGCGAGTCGACTCGTCTGCGTCGGCAGTACGAGCACGTCGCCAGCGCCGAGTTCGACCTCGCGCGAGAACCGCGAGGCGTCGAACGAAACGTCGAGATGGTCTTCGATGACGGCGTTGATTCGCTCAACGGCTTTCGTGACGAACAGTCGCGACCGGTCGGAGCGCTGGGCGAGCAACTGGAGCTTCTGGGCACGACCCAGCGAGTAGCCGAACAGGATGGCGGGCGTCTCGTAGGTATCGTCGAGCCAATCGACCAGTTCGCGCTCGATTTCGTCCTGCGGCGCGAAGACGTACTCGGGTTTCCCGTACGTCGACTCGATTATTAACACGTCCGCGTTCGGTGGTCTGAATCCGTCGAGATAGAAACGGTCGCGCGTCGAGATGTCGCCCGTGTAGCAGTAGGTTCGCTCGGCGTCGTCGACGACGGCGGCCGTCGATCCGGCGACGTGTCCCGCGCTCACGAGTTCGACTGCCGGGTGCGACGTTGGGTTCAGCGGTTCCGTGTCGTCGCGGCGGACGTTCGCCAGCGCGGCAGTCAGTTCCGAGCAGACCATGTCGCCGGGAGCCGAGCGGTAGAGGTGGTCGCCGTGGGCGTGGCTTAGCACGTTGATTTCGCCGTTGACGTACTCACTGTCGGCCGCCACCGTCTCGCCGGTCGCAAGGTCGATTCGGATACCGTCGGTGTATCTGACGCTGCCGGTCACTGAGTTGGGAGACGGTTTCACGGACAAAGTCGGTTCTGCCAATTCGCCTCCCGCGACGGCAATTTCGCCGCCTTACAAAGATTCGAGGAAAGGTAGACGACTGTCTCCACAAGATTTCTCGAACAATCGTTGACGACGCCGTAGCCCGAAATGCGGTTATCGCTGTGGGCGACCTCGGCGGTATCCGTGAAGGTAACGCAAGGGACGGACCTCAACGACAAACTTCACAAGATGCCGTTCGCCAAACTCCTCTCGTACATCGAGTACAAGGCCCACCGCGAAGGTATCGAGGTAGTGTTGGTGGACGAAGCGTACACGTCTCAGACGTGCAATCGGTGTGCCGAGGAGGGCGTGCGGAACACGCAGGGGCGGTTCTGTTGTCCGCACTGTGGCTTGGACGACAACGCGGACAAGAACGGCGCGACGAACATCGGAAACCGAGTGTTGGGTAAGTTCTCGAAACCGTTATCCGACACGGGGGCTGTACTGACTCGGCCCGAAACTCATGTCGTCGTTGAACCTGAGAACTCCCAAGATTCCGTGGGCCTAACCCTCAGTGAGGGAACCCCACGACTTTAGTCGTGGGAGAAGTCAGTGCTCGTCGTACAGTCGCTCGACTTTCGAGAGGGAGTCGACTTCGTCGAGCGAGAGGTCGTCTCTGAACGCCGAGAAACGAGGGAACCGGAGTGCGTACCCCGACTCCGACTCGGGCGATCGCTGTATCTCCTCGTACTGGACTTCGACGACGACTTCCGGTCGGACGCGGACCTCGCGACCCGTCCGCTCGATGACTAACGGGTCGAGTCGTCTCGTCACCTCCGCGAGTTGCTCGTCGGTGAGGCCCGAGAACATCCAGCCCACGTCGCGGAACTCGCCGGTGGCGGCGTCGCGGCAGGCGAGGTGGAGTCGGCCGAGGAACTCGCTCTTTCGCCCCTCGCTCCATTTCGCGCCGACGACGACGAGGTCCAGCGGTTCCATCACCGGTTTCACTTTCATCATGTAGCCGACCCGCGAACCGGGTTGGTACGCCGCGTCAAGGTTCTTCACCATGATTCCCTCGTGACCGCTCGCGAGGGCCTCCTCGTAGAACACCCTGGCTTGCCGTTCGTCTTCGACTGCGATTGTGGTCGCCGGTTCGAGAACGTTCGATTCGCCGACGAAGCAATCGCCGAGTCGCTCGACGCGTTTGCGAAGCGATTCGTCGAGCAACGACTCGCCGTCGACGTAGAGCGCGTCGAACAGGTGCGTCACGACCGGGACGGACTCGACCAACTCCTCGACG
This genomic stretch from Haloprofundus salilacus harbors:
- a CDS encoding DUF4129 domain-containing protein, giving the protein MQRETALRIGLAALAVCALALAAATLDSAVVTEDGGSLGLGPSDSGAVGGGQEGETAPLGGEDGSAAPLLSFCVPWLTQWWVAPAIVGAFLIMNAVARYRTGSYLLGLAFTVSFGSLVLIFYVLLTSCVTAESSFGLGGGEMTNNSSIFPGSAGSSGLTGTGQTVTTPTIVLLAVLGVVLVGALLLLFVSTGDDDALGGDTVEDDADPIPDVAALGEAAGRAADRIEANADTDNEVYRAWVEMTGLLDVDNPRTSTPSEFAAAAKDAGMAREDVRELTDIFEHVRYGDGEVTAEREQRAVAALRRIESAYGEGSEGTDGGERR
- a CDS encoding SHOCT domain-containing protein gives rise to the protein MSDRDWNRPNEGDDGDGDSPLEQIVAGVVIALVFLVAFGLLVMDYRWFWVAFPVGFAGLLPAAIGLVRWYERRHDTADRSATARPSTAGTSETDRALATLRDRYASGELDEEEFERRLERLLSTETANDARAELHRRESAPEVERETERTDNR
- a CDS encoding zinc ribbon domain-containing protein, yielding MKVTQGTDLNDKLHKMPFAKLLSYIEYKAHREGIEVVLVDEAYTSQTCNRCAEEGVRNTQGRFCCPHCGLDDNADKNGATNIGNRVLGKFSKPLSDTGAVLTRPETHVVVEPENSQDSVGLTLSEGTPRL
- a CDS encoding MBL fold metallo-hydrolase RNA specificity domain-containing protein, with the translated sequence MTGSVRYTDGIRIDLATGETVAADSEYVNGEINVLSHAHGDHLYRSAPGDMVCSELTAALANVRRDDTEPLNPTSHPAVELVSAGHVAGSTAAVVDDAERTYCYTGDISTRDRFYLDGFRPPNADVLIIESTYGKPEYVFAPQDEIERELVDWLDDTYETPAILFGYSLGRAQKLQLLAQRSDRSRLFVTKAVERINAVIEDHLDVSFDASRFSREVELGAGDVLVLPTQTSRLAFVDDIVEETGALKVGASGWAVDRSFRFRGDYDETFVLSDHCDFDELVRVVEQAGPEQVYTNHGFADEFADYLAAELDYDARSLKRNQLSLGDF
- a CDS encoding metallophosphoesterase family protein, which gives rise to MPGPTREIELAHLDRPTAPETTFAVVSDAHVTADAEGTWKVFHRTESHLEAAVDDVNRRGVDGLVFAGDLTKDGTPAEFDRVAEILSGLDAPYLAVPGNHDVPKAFDAHETPPLSAFVAAHCPEELPYRTRLGSIDIVALNSASDIDGTLRGGHAGRISEAQLDWLADAVDPETPTVAVFHHPTTHVGDLVERFPRTDHYQLRNADAVTEALDAAGVELVFSGHIHWPTIARVAGVSAGRENDGGSVNSSDGVTQVTTPAACSFPQGYLLVRVTPEGTTVSMVPLGDDDARTEAYRYAVTDGARDGAVTESVDDGYFDSFPLLDERALEPTTSD